DNA sequence from the Armigeres subalbatus isolate Guangzhou_Male unplaced genomic scaffold, GZ_Asu_2 Contig1069, whole genome shotgun sequence genome:
TGCTAAGTGCTAATCTCGCAACAATCGAGAATTTGATGATGATTTAAGTACAAAATAAGATCAAAATATGATAAAACTGTTACAAGAAATACGCAAACCGACCGACAGCTCAAACAAATTAAATACCAAGTAAGCAGAGTAGCACAACGCAGAAAtgcaacaaaaaataataaaacaacaaaaaaataattcctgGGTCTGATTTTTCCCAAATGCATATACTGTATTTTTTAACAGATAATATAAACTTTTATCTCATAATCTAAATGCAGACAATATAAAACGAACGGAATGGTCTACGCAATACTGTTAGCAGTTATCTATAAGTTGGTACACAAATAGTCTAAAAAGACATCTAAATAGTTGAGTCACGATTGACGCACAATAGTGTGCTGTTTATACATTTTACGTGGAGGCTGTTGTGGGAAGGCATCTCTAGAAGGTAAATTGTGGTGCTGGTTGAAATTAAGTTATCTGATCACTGCTGCTGAACTCACAAATGAAGCACCCCATCTTTTTGTGTGATCAACGCATTTTCTTCAAGAGTGGCGGCACCGGTAAGATCTCGTATTTCGTCCTGATCATCCTGGTCGTTCTCCTCCGAACCCGTTGTGTGGTGTGATTGGTGCGAACCTCCGGATAGCTGACTGTTGCGTGAGAAGGAACCACGTCTCGGAGGAGCCAACGTTCTTTGGTTAGCAGGTTTCACCGTGATGATCAGGTTGGAGCTATTGGCCACCATCATGTCGGTGACCTGATCCAACGTTTTGCCATTTACTTCAATGCCGTTCACCTCAAGGACTTCGTCATTTACTGCCAGCAAACCGGTGCTTTCCGCTAGACCACCAGGCACCAAACGGGAGATAAATATACCGGGCTGTTTTTCCAGACCATTTGCTGTTACACGGACTGATGTGCCGTCGCTGTAATAATTTGGATAGTATTGTGTAACCATGATTAATAATATTTACATTGACTTACCGGATGTAGAAACCAAGCGGCTTATCACTGCCATGCTTTAGTAAACGAACTCTTCTACAGGTTTCTGGCACAATATCAACATCAATAATTGCAGATACctgaaataatatattttgaatttaaGTCTTCTGCatataatattatttattaggtCGTACTTGTCGGAAGTCATGAGGATTCGAAATAGCTAGACTTTTAGATTTTACAGGTGTTTGTCCAAGGATGCTACTTATGAGATTTCGTGGCCTAATGGTTCCATATCCGGTGATTTCTTCTATGCTGTCTcctagaagaaaataaaaaaaatcgatttgttTGACATCATAATAAGAGCAAATAGAAGATTAGAAGCtgtatagatttttaaattggGTGAAATGGCATTaaactgattacatattttgttatcggaacctaAAACCAAAATATGTATtcgatttgctcctctccggaggtgcaaatctgggggggtttgctcctctccggaggtgcaaatcttactgagcgtctgttctccatgtcaggatcggctcacaacagcgtctgttctccatattAGGgatggctgatcatcgtccgagtgccagcgagggactctaaggggccgtccacaaagtacgtcacgcctctaggggggagggggagttcagagcagcgtgacgatccatacaaaaattttagaggtttattacaaaaagtgtgacgaaggggggggAGGAAttcgaaaatcgccgatttttgcgtgacgtactttatggatcttccctaagtgaaactgtgcaccatggtccaccgggaataaggaggaatggttctccagaaatttagggggtttggtgtcaggccctgcaagccagcctttagaAACACAAAAGCAatgaataatcaacaagagaatacggaccggaaccatcggcgaagaccactgcgacgaaaagggactagcgattggaaactcggttagtggaactgcaaatctcttaacttcatcgggagcataCGCATACTCGTCGATGTGctgtggattcggcatcgtagtgcTGCAGGTGGTTTGTTGGAAGGAATCAATGATGTGAACGTTTAGACTTTTAGAAAtaaatcataccatctaccagagctgcggcaacacacaccacggtgtgtttgtccgaaggggcttgttttccaaaaatcagtatctctaaaacactaactacacgaaagtataggttttcctctttcacgtaggtgcatttttaaaatgttctatcgggggtcatttttccatgcATTTTTGGGAGGGTtgaatcggctatcatttgagatttctatggaatttgcaccaaaaatagtgaaaaaaataaaaattgttctagatcccccgatagaacattttagtttacccactatatgaaagaggagaacaaatactttcacgtggtgggtgtttcagagatactgaattttgaaaaataatgtttccccatagagacaccgtgcacacgagctgggaacagctttcatagtgatgggcgatatgcaaaggcgcgtgatcgggtggtggccgatcaatgaaagaatgtgcaggttgaggccGTCAAAGGCcgcttcttcaacttcagcgaaatcaacgtccatagcccacactccggaagcactgatgatgataaggacgcattctacgcgcagctggaacgtgaataCGACAGCttcccaagccacgacgtcaaaatcatcataggagatttgaacgctcaggttggccaagaggaggagtttagaccgactattgggaagttcagcgctcaccggctgacgaacgaaaacggcttacgactaattgatttcgctgcctccaagaatatggccattcgcagcacctacttccaacacagccttccgtatcggtacatctGGAGATCAGCACTGCAGATAGAATCATAAATCGACCAATCTGAtggatggacggcacttctccgacattatcgacgtcaggacatatcgtggcgctaacatcgactctgatctCTATCTGATGATGGTTAAGCTGCGCccaaaaactatccgtcatcaacaatgttcggtaccgacgaccgccacgGTACgatctagagcgactgaagcaacctgatgtcgccactacatacgcgcagcatctagAGGCAGCGTTgctggaagagggtgagctcgatggggcccctcttgacaactgctggaatacagtcaaagcagccattaacgacgcagcggagaacaacgtcggatatatgggtcgaagtcgacggaacgattggttcgacgaagagtgcagacagattctggaggagaaggacgcagcgcgggcggtcgcgctgcagcaaggtacccggcagaacgtggaacgttatagacggaagcggagacagcctttttcaggagaagaaacgccgcctggaagaagcggagtgcgaggaaatggaacagctgtgccgttctcaagaaacacgcaagttccatcagaagctcaacgtatcgtgccgcgagccgaaatgtgccgggataaggatgggagcatcttgacggacgaacgtgtggtgatcgaaaggtggaagcagcactacgaggaacatctgaatggcgctgagagtacaggcaatgaacgtcaaggcagcggaggagatgactacgtcagttcagcggaccttgagggaagttacggatgccattcaacacctaaagaccaataaagcagctggtaaggatagtatcggagctgagctcatcaagatgggcccggaaaagctggccacttgcctgcacaaactgatagttagaatctgggaaaccgaacagctaccggaggagtggaaggaaggggttatatgccccatctacaagaaaggcgacaagctggtatgtgagaactttcgagcgatcaccatccttaatgccgcctacaaagtgatatcccagatcatcttccgtcgtctgtcaccattagtgaatgagttcgtgggaagttatcaagccggcttcgttgac
Encoded proteins:
- the LOC134202170 gene encoding partitioning defective protein 6-like gives rise to the protein MEDEGLNKDLFIEALRVDSDEETGAIEQPLERLSNRILKSTTSICSYYDVKQIDFFYFLLGDSIEEITGYGTIRPRNLISSILGQTPVKSKSLAISNPHDFRQVSAIIDVDIVPETCRRVRLLKHGSDKPLGFYIRDGTSVRVTANGLEKQPGIFISRLVPGGLAESTGLLAVNDEVLEVNGIEVNGKTLDQVTDMMVANSSNLIITVKPANQRTLAPPRRGSFSRNSQLSGGSHQSHHTTGSEENDQDDQDEIRDLTGAATLEENALITQKDGVLHL